The proteins below are encoded in one region of Juglans microcarpa x Juglans regia isolate MS1-56 chromosome 4D, Jm3101_v1.0, whole genome shotgun sequence:
- the LOC121259819 gene encoding basic leucine zipper and W2 domain-containing protein 2-like, protein MSSKEKPTLGGTRIKTRKRNIAAPLDPAAFADAVVQIYLDNAGDLELVARSLESSDLNFSRYGDTFIEVVFTGGRTQPGTTKPDEGERHPYSIIDCDAKREAILPSVIYIQKILRRRPFLIKNLENVMRRFLQSLELFEENETKKLAIFTALAFSQKLSGLPPETVFQPLLKDNLVAKGLVLLFITDFFKEYLIDNSLDDLISILKRGKVEENLLNFLPSAKRSPEGFSEHFTKEGLVALVEYNEKKIFEVKLKEMKSALTTQLTEEVDISEVIETVKQRVKDAKLPDIEVVRILWDVIMDAVQWSGKNQQQNANSALRQVKTWAKLLNTFCTNGKLELELMYKVQMQCYEDAKLMKLFPEIVRSLYDQDVLAEDTILHWFRKGTNQKGRQNFVKALESFVNWLEEAEEEE, encoded by the exons TGGTACGCGGATTAAGACCCGCAAACGGAACATCGCAGCGCCTCTGGACCCTGCAGCATTTGCAGATGCAGTGGTCCAGATTTATTTGGATAATGCTGGTGATTTG GAACTTGTTGCCAGGAGTCTTGAATCTTCAGATCTTAACTTCTCTAGATACGGTGACACCTTTATTGAG GTTGTTTTCACAGGAGGGCGTACGCAACCTGGAACTACCAAACCTGATGAGGGGGAGCGCCATCCTTACTCTATAATAGACTGTGATGCTAAACGTGAAGCTATCTTACCTTCTGTAATCTATATACAGAAAATTTTAAGGCGGAGgccatttctcataaaaaatcttgaaaatgtCATGCGAAGATTCCTGCAGTCCTTGGAGCTTTTTGAGGAGAATGAGACGAAGAAGCTGGCAATTTTCACAGCACTTGCATTCTCTCAGAAGCTATCAGGTCTTCCACCAGAGACTGTGTTCCAGCCACTGCTTAAGGATAACCTTGTGGCCAAAGGGCtagttcttttatttataacagATTTCTTTAAGGAATATCTGATTGATAATAGCCTTGATGATTTGATTTCTATACTGAAACGgggtaaagtggaagaaaatCTTCTGAACTTTTTGCCATCTGCAAAGCGATCTCCTGAGGGTTTCTCAGAGCATTTTAC CAAAGAAGGGCTGGTAGCCTTGGTTGAATATAAcgagaagaaaatatttgaggtGAAACTTAAGGAAATGAAATCTGCTTTAACAACCCAGTTAACGGAGGAGGTTGATATATCTGAAGTCATAGAAACAGTGAAGCAGCGTGTTAAAGATGCTAAATTGCCAGACATTGAGGTTGTGAGGATTCTGTGGGATGTCATAATGGATGCTGTTCAGTGGTCTGGAAAAAATCAGCAACAAAATGCTAATTCTGCTCTACGCCAG GTGAAAACGTGGGCAAAACTGTTGAATACTTTCTGCACTAATGGAAAACTTGAGCTGGAGCTCATGTATAAAGTTCAGATGCAATGCTATGAGGACGCGAAGCTCATGAAGCTGTTTCCTGAGATTGTGAGGTCTCTCTATGACCAGGATGTGCTTGCAGAAGACACCATTCTGCACTGGTTCCGCAAAGGAACAAACCAGAAGGGCAG GCAAAACTTTGTGAAGGCACTGGAGTCCTTCGTGAATTGGCTGGAGGAGGCGGAAGAAGAGGAATAG